From the genome of Sphingomonas sp. HMP6, one region includes:
- a CDS encoding N-acetyltransferase yields the protein MAIAPLSIRPIDNKADRKRFIDLPFRLYKNDPNWVPPLKGEALGLITPEKNGWFSHAKAQLFLAERGGTVVGRISAHIDTLALTMDPAKGFGPGCGQFGLFDAEDAETASTLITAAEGWLRDQGMNRVLGPISMSIWEEPGLLVEGYDHPPTIMMGHAKPEYRHWIEAAGYHKVKELVTYELDITKDFVPLLQRIIASGDKNPRIRIRQVDKTKFDEEAATILAILNDAWSDNWGFVPLTPPEIADVGVKLKPIVFNDLIRIAELDGKPVAFMITLPDLNEAIMPLKGNLLPFGWAKLLLWLRRPRVKTMRVPLMGVLKDLQSSRLASQLAFMLIQQIKDASVAHYGATRGEIGWILDDNQGMNSIAEAIGCDINKRYWIFEKAL from the coding sequence GTGGCTATTGCTCCGCTTTCCATCCGCCCGATCGACAACAAGGCCGATCGCAAGCGCTTCATCGATTTGCCCTTTCGCCTTTACAAGAACGATCCCAACTGGGTGCCTCCGCTGAAGGGCGAGGCGCTCGGGCTGATCACCCCAGAGAAGAATGGCTGGTTCAGTCATGCCAAGGCCCAACTGTTCCTGGCCGAGCGCGGCGGCACGGTCGTCGGGCGGATCTCCGCGCATATCGATACGCTCGCGCTGACGATGGACCCGGCCAAGGGTTTCGGCCCGGGCTGCGGACAATTCGGCCTGTTCGACGCCGAGGATGCGGAGACCGCCAGCACCTTGATCACGGCGGCGGAAGGCTGGCTGCGCGACCAGGGCATGAACCGCGTGCTTGGGCCGATCAGCATGTCGATCTGGGAGGAACCGGGGCTATTGGTCGAGGGCTACGATCATCCCCCCACGATCATGATGGGCCACGCCAAGCCCGAATATCGCCACTGGATCGAGGCGGCGGGCTATCACAAGGTCAAGGAATTGGTGACCTATGAACTCGACATCACCAAGGATTTCGTACCGCTGCTTCAGCGGATCATCGCGTCGGGCGACAAGAATCCGCGCATCCGCATCCGACAAGTCGACAAGACCAAATTTGATGAGGAAGCCGCGACGATCCTCGCGATCCTGAATGATGCCTGGTCCGACAATTGGGGTTTCGTGCCGCTCACCCCGCCCGAGATTGCCGATGTCGGGGTAAAGTTGAAGCCGATCGTGTTCAACGATCTGATCCGCATCGCCGAACTCGACGGCAAACCCGTCGCATTCATGATCACGCTCCCCGATCTCAACGAAGCGATCATGCCGCTAAAGGGCAATCTCTTGCCCTTCGGCTGGGCGAAACTGCTGCTGTGGCTGCGCAGGCCGCGGGTAAAGACGATGCGTGTCCCGTTGATGGGGGTATTGAAGGACCTGCAATCATCGCGTCTGGCGAGCCAGCTCGCCTTCATGCTGATCCAGCAGATCAAGGACGCATCGGTCGCTCATTACGGCGCAACGCGCGGCGAAATCGGCTGGATCCTCGACGATAATCAAGGAATGAACTCGATTGCCGAGGCGATCGGCTGCGACATCAACAAGCGGTACTGGATCTTCGAAAAAGCGCTGTGA
- a CDS encoding fatty acid desaturase family protein: MDTSLTFERRDAASAGDAPRVRLSSIADDKAMLRAAAELTRDLNPPRAAIYWTDLLLSAGIGYAALALAMTLPSVGWAIVAGVVAVLALYRAGSFIHEVTHIRHASLPGFRLGWNVIAGIPLLVPSFMYEGVHNLHHARTRYGTSEDPEYLPLASMKPWTLPLFILTSILAPFALIVRYGVLTPLSLIVPGMHRVLVERYSSLSINPAFRRRMPEGEAARLWLWLEGACSVWAVTLIVLIATGVFPLRMVAIAMVITSGVYVLNQIRTLVAHLWDNHEGEAMSVTAQYLDTVNVPPPAFLPVLWAPVGLRYHALHHLLPGLPYHSLAEAHRRLSKALGTESPYHTASYPGLPGLVTRLVRSTMGSRA, translated from the coding sequence ATGGACACTTCGCTAACCTTCGAGCGGCGCGACGCCGCCTCCGCTGGAGACGCTCCGCGCGTCCGCTTGTCGAGCATCGCCGACGACAAGGCGATGCTGCGCGCCGCCGCCGAACTGACGCGCGACCTGAACCCGCCGCGCGCCGCGATCTATTGGACCGACCTGCTGCTGTCAGCCGGGATCGGCTATGCCGCGCTCGCGCTTGCGATGACGCTGCCGTCGGTTGGCTGGGCAATCGTGGCGGGTGTGGTAGCGGTGCTGGCGCTGTACCGCGCGGGCAGCTTCATCCACGAAGTCACGCATATCCGGCACGCCTCCCTGCCGGGTTTTCGTTTGGGGTGGAATGTGATCGCGGGCATCCCGCTGCTGGTGCCGAGCTTTATGTACGAAGGCGTCCACAACCTCCACCACGCACGCACGCGCTATGGCACGAGCGAGGACCCGGAATATCTGCCGCTCGCTTCGATGAAGCCGTGGACGTTGCCGCTGTTCATCCTGACCTCGATCCTTGCGCCGTTCGCGTTGATCGTGCGCTACGGCGTGCTGACGCCGCTGTCGCTGATCGTGCCGGGGATGCACCGCGTGCTGGTCGAGCGCTATTCGTCGCTGTCGATCAACCCCGCCTTCCGGCGTCGTATGCCGGAGGGCGAGGCGGCGCGGTTGTGGCTGTGGCTTGAGGGCGCATGCAGCGTCTGGGCGGTCACGCTGATCGTGCTGATCGCGACGGGCGTGTTCCCGCTGCGAATGGTGGCGATCGCGATGGTGATCACGTCGGGCGTGTACGTGCTCAACCAGATTCGCACGCTGGTCGCGCATCTCTGGGACAATCACGAGGGTGAGGCGATGAGCGTTACCGCGCAATATCTCGACACGGTAAACGTGCCTCCGCCGGCCTTCCTGCCGGTGCTGTGGGCGCCGGTGGGCTTGCGCTATCACGCGCTGCACCATTTGCTGCCGGGCCTGCCGTATCATTCGCTGGCGGAGGCGCATCGGCGCTTGTCGAAGGCGCTCGGGACCGAATCGCCGTATCACACGGCTAGTTATCCGGGGTTGCCGGGGCTGGTGACGCGGTTAGTGCGATCGACGATGGGGTCGCGTGCATAG
- the lptG gene encoding LPS export ABC transporter permease LptG: MISFELFPSRTVSLYMGKMFLVRTFAVLAMLVLILQALDLLTESGHILARPGNGQPEILRYLSLRIPEIVAQFLPFSVLLGTIVTLSTLNQNSEVIALKASGLSAHQVLAPLLITALGVAMISFTFNERIVSRATATLDQWQKLAYGPVPVDRGDRSNVWVRNGDDLLQVDQVRGRGDQTKLGGITLFDRTGGNLVAIVTAKNGVRQGNGWKVAPATRFDVASGKLTPVGETVIAAGVRPDQFTLATVDPNGLSFMALRSAIADLKAGGRPTKALEGAMWHKLSGPLSSILMPLLGAVAAFGLARSGKLFVRAVIGMMLGFLYFVADNFALAMGNLGAYPPFLAAWAPFLLFFMIGEAVLIRTEE; the protein is encoded by the coding sequence ATGATCTCGTTCGAACTGTTTCCATCGCGGACCGTCTCGCTCTACATGGGCAAGATGTTCCTGGTGCGCACCTTCGCGGTGCTCGCGATGCTGGTGCTGATTCTTCAAGCGCTCGACCTGCTGACCGAATCGGGGCACATTCTCGCGCGGCCTGGTAACGGCCAGCCCGAAATCCTGCGCTACCTGTCGCTGCGCATCCCCGAGATCGTCGCGCAATTCCTGCCCTTTTCGGTGTTGCTCGGCACGATCGTGACGCTGTCGACGCTCAATCAAAATAGCGAAGTTATTGCGCTGAAGGCGTCGGGCCTGTCGGCACACCAGGTCCTTGCCCCGCTGCTGATCACTGCGCTCGGCGTCGCGATGATCTCCTTCACCTTCAATGAACGCATCGTCAGCCGCGCCACCGCAACGCTCGACCAGTGGCAAAAGCTGGCATACGGCCCGGTGCCGGTCGATCGCGGTGACCGCAGCAACGTGTGGGTGCGCAACGGCGACGATCTGCTGCAAGTCGATCAGGTCCGCGGACGTGGCGACCAGACGAAGCTGGGCGGCATCACCTTGTTCGATCGCACGGGCGGCAACCTCGTCGCGATCGTGACCGCGAAGAACGGCGTGCGGCAAGGAAACGGCTGGAAAGTCGCCCCGGCGACGCGCTTCGATGTGGCGAGCGGAAAGCTGACACCGGTCGGCGAAACCGTCATTGCCGCCGGGGTGCGCCCCGATCAATTCACACTCGCGACCGTCGATCCCAATGGCTTGTCCTTCATGGCGCTGCGTTCCGCGATCGCCGATCTGAAGGCTGGGGGCCGCCCGACCAAGGCGCTGGAGGGCGCGATGTGGCACAAACTGTCGGGACCGCTCTCCTCGATCCTGATGCCGCTGCTCGGCGCGGTTGCGGCGTTCGGGCTGGCCCGCTCAGGCAAGCTGTTTGTCCGCGCCGTCATCGGGATGATGCTGGGGTTTCTCTACTTCGTCGCCGACAATTTCGCGCTGGCGATGGGCAATTTGGGAGCCTACCCGCCCTTCCTCGCGGCCTGGGCACCGTTCCTGCTGTTCTTCATGATCGGCGAAGCGGTGCTGATCCGGACCGAAGAATGA
- a CDS encoding LptF/LptG family permease, protein MKSIDRYMARLIAVPLFSTLVIFAMLLVLDRMLRLFDFVATEGGPVSVVWRMLANLLPEYFGLGIPVGLLLGTLLAFRKLATSSELDVMRAVGMSYTRMLYVPYLFALTLGAVNLAIVGFVQPEARFNYEKLRFELRTGALGASIKVGEFTHFGKDMTLRIEQSHDSGRRLSGIFLRRDDGKGGSIAVTAASGQFFATDNPDEIIFRLTDGTLIRTEATVTTPRVLRFSINDLPIPLPKTENFRMRGAENLERTLPELVRIGGDRGASKEARATSQAAFNFRTAEVLSILLLPLLALALGVPPKRSTSALGVFLAIVMIVAYHKVNEYAQAVGGLGKIDPFLAIWIPFAVFAGLTLWMYYTIAYVPGGQPIGALERVFSKLSKLIVKLLPWRRDKSPAA, encoded by the coding sequence ATGAAATCCATCGACCGCTACATGGCCCGGCTGATCGCGGTGCCGCTGTTTTCGACCCTGGTCATCTTCGCGATGCTGCTGGTGCTCGATCGCATGCTGCGCTTGTTCGATTTCGTCGCCACCGAAGGCGGCCCCGTCAGCGTGGTGTGGCGGATGCTGGCGAATTTGCTGCCCGAATATTTCGGCCTGGGCATTCCGGTCGGCTTGCTGCTCGGCACGCTGCTCGCCTTCCGCAAACTTGCCACCTCGTCCGAACTCGATGTGATGCGCGCAGTCGGCATGAGCTACACGCGCATGCTCTACGTGCCCTACCTCTTCGCGCTCACGCTCGGCGCCGTCAATCTCGCGATCGTCGGGTTCGTCCAGCCCGAGGCGCGCTTCAACTACGAAAAGCTGCGCTTCGAACTCCGCACCGGCGCGCTCGGCGCGTCGATCAAGGTCGGCGAGTTTACGCATTTCGGCAAGGACATGACGCTGCGCATCGAGCAGAGCCATGATTCCGGGCGTCGCCTGTCGGGCATTTTCCTGCGCCGCGACGATGGCAAGGGCGGGTCGATCGCAGTCACCGCCGCCAGCGGCCAGTTCTTCGCGACCGACAACCCCGACGAGATCATCTTCCGCCTCACCGACGGCACGTTGATCCGCACCGAGGCGACTGTCACGACGCCGCGCGTGCTGCGCTTCAGCATCAACGATCTCCCGATCCCGCTGCCCAAGACCGAGAATTTCCGGATGCGCGGTGCGGAGAATCTGGAGCGCACGCTGCCCGAACTCGTCCGCATCGGCGGCGACCGCGGCGCCAGCAAGGAAGCCCGCGCGACCAGTCAGGCGGCCTTCAATTTCCGCACGGCGGAGGTCCTGTCGATCCTGCTGCTGCCGCTGCTTGCACTCGCGCTCGGCGTGCCGCCCAAACGCTCGACCTCGGCACTCGGCGTGTTCCTCGCGATCGTGATGATCGTCGCCTATCACAAGGTGAACGAATATGCGCAGGCTGTCGGCGGCCTCGGCAAGATCGACCCGTTCCTGGCGATCTGGATCCCGTTCGCGGTCTTTGCGGGCCTCACGCTGTGGATGTATTACACCATCGCTTATGTGCCCGGCGGACAGCCGATCGGCGCACTTGAACGCGTCTTTTCGAAGCTCAGCAAGCTGATCGTGAAATTGCTGCCGTGGCGGCGTGACAAGAGCCCCGCGGCATGA
- a CDS encoding ATP-binding protein: MSGIEREAVGAERTGTPWHTVALLVMAVLGVVVLVALNLTLGEANRQRDRALRLQTHSYEVMILSASLTGTIAHAEASLGRYVISADKDLGQAYSADWTLASQQLSRLDRITRDSPEQQALIAKLQGAMAVRGDELSDVALNTLYKRNDQALALFYKARLGPSRAEIDRLLDAIGVQERTVLAQRTGITMKSVARSTGLASALSIFGILLAAGAVALGWLTVTALGQRAVARAEAAAERDRAAELEAAVERASAVLLAQESKLRQVQKMQAVGQLTGGIAHDFNNMLAVVLGGLELAKRQVANDPVAAQRHIDNATEGANRAAALTRQLLAFSREEALRSEPIEPVALVRGMSDLLDRTLGDTIEVTVNAPEGQSWLVRSDPHQLENAVLNLAVNARDAMEGRGQLTITTAGVTLTEGAVGTCQAGDYVALSVADTGCGMTPDLLDRVFEPFFTTKPAGKGTGLGLSQVFAFVRQADGEVGLKSVVGEGTTVTLYLPRYVSDAPAADETTPATPAPFEHRTLDILVVEDDPRVLAATMGALEELGHRPVACNDPLAAPAALDGLGRVDLIVSDVLMPGQTGPEMIAGLLRKHPDIAVLFVTGYAGDAGGEAEFGGHHVLRKPFTLAALERAVAAAANRSGTAIDSIAAE, translated from the coding sequence ATGAGCGGAATTGAGCGCGAAGCGGTCGGTGCGGAGCGCACCGGCACGCCGTGGCACACCGTTGCGCTGCTCGTCATGGCGGTGCTCGGCGTGGTGGTGCTCGTCGCGCTCAATCTGACGCTGGGGGAGGCCAACCGTCAGCGCGACCGCGCGCTGAGGTTGCAAACCCACAGTTACGAAGTGATGATCCTCTCGGCGAGCCTGACCGGGACGATCGCGCATGCCGAGGCCTCGCTCGGGCGTTATGTGATCAGCGCCGACAAGGATCTGGGACAAGCCTATTCCGCCGATTGGACGCTGGCGAGCCAGCAGCTATCGCGGCTTGACCGGATCACGCGTGACAGCCCGGAACAGCAGGCGCTGATCGCCAAATTGCAGGGCGCCATGGCAGTGCGCGGCGACGAGCTGAGCGACGTGGCACTCAACACGCTGTACAAGCGCAACGATCAGGCGCTCGCGCTTTTCTACAAGGCGCGCCTCGGGCCGTCGCGCGCCGAGATCGATCGCTTGCTGGACGCGATCGGCGTGCAGGAGCGCACCGTGCTGGCGCAGCGGACCGGCATTACGATGAAATCGGTCGCGCGATCGACCGGGTTGGCGAGCGCGCTGTCGATCTTCGGCATCCTGCTCGCGGCCGGCGCGGTCGCGCTTGGTTGGTTGACCGTGACCGCGCTCGGCCAACGCGCCGTCGCCCGCGCTGAGGCCGCAGCCGAACGCGATCGCGCGGCAGAGCTGGAGGCAGCGGTCGAACGCGCCTCCGCCGTCCTGCTCGCCCAGGAAAGCAAGCTGCGCCAAGTCCAGAAGATGCAGGCCGTGGGGCAGCTGACCGGCGGCATTGCCCATGATTTCAACAATATGCTGGCGGTCGTGCTGGGCGGGTTGGAACTGGCCAAACGCCAGGTGGCGAATGATCCGGTCGCGGCCCAGCGCCACATCGACAACGCCACCGAGGGTGCCAATCGCGCCGCCGCCCTCACCCGGCAACTGCTCGCTTTCTCGCGCGAAGAAGCGTTGCGCTCGGAACCGATCGAGCCGGTCGCGCTCGTGCGCGGCATGTCCGACTTGCTCGATCGTACGCTCGGCGACACGATCGAGGTGACGGTCAACGCGCCGGAAGGGCAGAGCTGGCTGGTCCGATCCGACCCACATCAGCTCGAAAACGCCGTGCTTAATCTCGCCGTCAATGCGCGCGATGCGATGGAGGGGCGCGGCCAGCTCACGATTACCACTGCAGGCGTGACGCTGACGGAGGGGGCGGTCGGCACCTGCCAGGCGGGCGACTATGTCGCGCTTTCGGTCGCCGATACCGGCTGCGGCATGACGCCCGATCTGCTCGATCGCGTGTTCGAGCCCTTCTTCACGACCAAACCTGCGGGCAAGGGCACCGGCCTGGGCCTTAGCCAGGTGTTCGCCTTCGTGCGCCAGGCCGATGGCGAGGTTGGGCTGAAGTCGGTCGTCGGCGAAGGCACCACCGTCACGCTCTATCTCCCGCGCTATGTCTCTGATGCGCCCGCAGCCGATGAAACCACCCCCGCAACGCCCGCGCCATTCGAACATCGAACGTTAGATATTCTAGTGGTCGAGGATGACCCCCGCGTTCTCGCGGCCACAATGGGGGCGCTTGAGGAGCTTGGGCATCGCCCCGTCGCCTGCAATGATCCGCTCGCCGCACCCGCCGCGCTGGACGGTCTCGGGCGGGTCGATCTGATCGTCAGCGACGTGTTGATGCCGGGGCAGACCGGCCCGGAAATGATCGCGGGCCTGCTGCGTAAGCACCCTGATATTGCAGTGCTTTTCGTGACCGGCTATGCCGGTGACGCGGGCGGCGAGGCCGAATTCGGCGGGCATCACGTACTCCGAAAACCCTTCACGCTCGCCGCCCTCGAACGCGCCGTCGCCGCCGCTGCGAACCGCTCCGGTACCGCGATCGACAGCATCGCGGCGGAATGA
- the spt gene encoding serine palmitoyltransferase, whose translation MTEAAATAHALDLDPPMVAPERDLMSKFDPIIAERQALIDTGVTDPFAIVMEQVKSPTEAVIAGRDTILLGTYNYMGMTFDPDVIAAGHAALDQFGSGTNGSRMLNGTFRDHMEVEDALRDFYGVSGAIVFSTGYMANLGMISTLAGKGEYVILDADSHASIYDGCQQGNAEIVRFRHNSVEDLDKRLGRLPKEPGKLVVLEGVYSMLGDIAPLKEMVAVAKKHGAMVLSDEAHSMGFYGPNGRGVYEEQGCEADVDFIIGTFSKSVGTVGGFCVSNHPKFEAIRLVCRPYIFTASLPPSVVATAATSIRKLKHAHGKRRQLWENARSLHGGLKALGFKLGTEKPDSAIIAIILDDQTQAVAMWQLLLDNGLYVNMARPPATPAGTYLLRCSLCAEHTPEQIARVLQLFEMAGRATGAIG comes from the coding sequence ATGACCGAAGCCGCCGCCACCGCACACGCGCTTGATCTCGATCCGCCAATGGTCGCGCCCGAACGCGATCTCATGTCGAAATTCGACCCGATCATCGCCGAACGCCAGGCGCTGATCGATACCGGCGTCACCGATCCGTTCGCGATCGTGATGGAGCAAGTGAAATCCCCGACCGAAGCGGTGATCGCGGGCCGCGATACGATCCTGCTCGGCACGTACAATTACATGGGCATGACGTTCGATCCCGACGTGATCGCCGCCGGCCACGCCGCGCTCGACCAGTTCGGCTCGGGCACCAATGGCAGCCGCATGCTCAACGGCACCTTCCGCGACCATATGGAAGTCGAGGACGCCTTGCGCGATTTTTACGGCGTCAGCGGCGCGATCGTTTTCTCGACCGGTTACATGGCCAATCTCGGCATGATCTCTACGCTCGCAGGCAAGGGCGAGTACGTCATTCTCGACGCCGACAGTCATGCCTCGATCTATGACGGGTGCCAGCAGGGCAATGCCGAGATCGTCCGCTTCCGCCACAATTCGGTCGAGGATCTCGACAAGCGCCTCGGCCGCCTGCCCAAGGAACCGGGCAAGCTCGTCGTGCTCGAAGGCGTCTATTCGATGCTCGGCGACATCGCGCCGCTCAAGGAAATGGTCGCCGTCGCCAAAAAGCACGGTGCGATGGTGCTCAGCGACGAAGCGCATTCGATGGGCTTCTACGGTCCCAACGGTCGCGGCGTGTATGAAGAGCAAGGCTGTGAGGCCGATGTCGATTTCATCATCGGCACCTTCTCCAAATCGGTCGGCACGGTCGGCGGCTTCTGCGTGTCGAACCATCCGAAGTTCGAGGCGATCCGGCTCGTCTGTCGCCCCTACATCTTCACCGCATCGTTGCCGCCGTCGGTTGTGGCGACCGCCGCCACCTCGATCCGCAAGCTCAAGCATGCGCATGGCAAGCGTCGGCAATTGTGGGAAAACGCCCGTTCGCTGCACGGCGGGCTGAAGGCGCTCGGCTTCAAGCTCGGCACCGAAAAGCCCGACAGCGCGATCATCGCGATCATCCTGGACGATCAGACGCAGGCGGTTGCGATGTGGCAATTGCTGCTGGATAACGGTTTGTACGTGAACATGGCGCGGCCACCAGCCACCCCGGCAGGAACATATCTGCTGCGCTGCTCGCTTTGCGCCGAGCATACGCCGGAGCAGATCGCCCGCGTCCTGCAGTTGTTCGAAATGGCTGGTCGCGCCACCGGGGCGATCGGCTGA
- a CDS encoding acyl carrier protein, protein MSDRQAIYDTITAQIEPFNKKGVALSDATTFQGDLEWDSLTVMDFVAAIEDEFEIIITMNMQAEIETVGQLVDAVQKLKG, encoded by the coding sequence ATGAGCGACCGTCAGGCAATCTACGATACGATCACCGCGCAGATCGAACCTTTCAACAAAAAAGGCGTGGCGCTGAGCGATGCGACGACCTTTCAAGGCGATCTCGAATGGGACAGCCTGACCGTCATGGATTTCGTCGCCGCGATCGAGGACGAATTCGAAATCATCATCACGATGAACATGCAGGCCGAAATCGAAACCGTCGGCCAGTTGGTCGATGCCGTGCAGAAGCTGAAGGGCTAA
- a CDS encoding NAD-dependent epimerase/dehydratase family protein: MTTLAITGGTGFVGSRAIDLAVAAGHSVRALTRRPQPPRDGVTWIEGALDTAEPLDRLVDGADAVLHIAGVVNAPDRAGFAAGNIAGTQAVLDATRTAGVRRFVHVSSLAAREPDLSLYGWSKIESEVIVTASGLDWTIVRPPGIYGPGDMEMRDLFRMAKTGVAVLPPGGRVSVIHVDDIAALLLKLASADATGAILEPDDGRDGGWSHAQLIRAIGVAVGHKVVPLAVPKALLTTIAHADKTFRGKGAKLTPDRVGYLCHPDWTVDPARRPPPTLWQPAIDTPQGLAETAAWYRANGLL, from the coding sequence ATGACCACTCTCGCCATCACCGGCGGCACCGGCTTCGTCGGGTCGCGCGCCATCGACCTCGCCGTCGCGGCGGGACACAGCGTCCGCGCCCTCACCCGCCGCCCGCAACCGCCGCGCGACGGCGTCACCTGGATCGAAGGCGCGCTTGATACCGCCGAACCGCTCGACCGGCTGGTCGACGGCGCCGACGCCGTCCTGCACATCGCGGGCGTGGTCAACGCGCCCGATCGCGCCGGTTTCGCCGCCGGCAACATCGCAGGCACGCAAGCCGTCCTCGATGCAACGCGCACCGCCGGCGTCCGCCGCTTCGTCCACGTCTCCTCCCTCGCCGCGCGCGAACCAGACCTCTCCCTTTACGGCTGGTCGAAGATCGAATCGGAAGTGATCGTTACCGCCTCCGGCCTCGACTGGACGATCGTCCGGCCGCCCGGAATCTACGGCCCCGGCGACATGGAGATGCGCGACTTGTTTCGCATGGCGAAGACCGGCGTGGCGGTGCTGCCGCCGGGGGGGCGCGTTTCGGTTATCCATGTCGATGACATCGCAGCCTTGTTGCTGAAGCTCGCCAGCGCTGATGCAACGGGCGCCATCCTCGAGCCTGATGACGGCCGCGACGGCGGATGGAGCCATGCCCAACTGATCCGCGCGATCGGGGTCGCGGTCGGGCACAAGGTCGTGCCGCTCGCCGTGCCCAAGGCGCTGCTCACCACCATCGCGCACGCCGACAAGACATTTCGCGGAAAGGGCGCCAAACTCACCCCAGATCGCGTCGGCTATCTCTGCCACCCCGACTGGACCGTCGATCCCGCCCGCCGCCCGCCGCCCACGCTGTGGCAGCCAGCGATCGACACCCCGCAGGGCTTGGCCGAAACCGCGGCATGGTATCGCGCGAACGGCTTGCTATAG
- the proB gene encoding glutamate 5-kinase has protein sequence MSVFAPAPCPRLIVKVGSSLLVAADGTVRRDWLTSLVADLAERVRAGQEIAIVSSGAIALGARRLKLPKGGRASLEDAQAAAATGQIALSQVWAELLGAEGLTAAQMLVTLDDLEDRRRYLNASATLGRLLSLGVVPVINENDSVATAEIRFGDNDRLAARVSQAAGAHGVILLSDVDGLYSANPTTNPNATLIDRVERIDAAIEAMADGGSGSGMGSGGMVSKIAAARIATAAGVNLAIVSGHVEHPLAAYESSGRGTVFIAERAAPARKAWLAGGLTAKGEIGIDAGAAKALSSGKSLLAAGATRVTGGFLRGDLIAIIGPDGRTLARGLSEYDAAEATALTGKRSDEQAEILGYAPRAALVHRNHMALV, from the coding sequence ATGTCCGTGTTCGCCCCCGCTCCCTGCCCGCGCCTGATCGTAAAGGTCGGCTCGTCGCTGCTCGTCGCTGCCGATGGCACGGTGCGGCGCGATTGGCTGACCAGCCTCGTCGCCGACCTGGCGGAACGCGTCCGCGCGGGCCAGGAAATCGCGATCGTCTCCTCGGGCGCAATCGCGCTCGGCGCGCGCCGCCTGAAGCTCCCCAAAGGCGGACGCGCCAGCCTGGAGGATGCGCAGGCCGCCGCCGCCACCGGGCAAATCGCGCTGTCGCAAGTCTGGGCCGAATTGCTCGGCGCCGAAGGCCTCACCGCCGCGCAAATGCTGGTGACGCTCGACGATCTTGAGGACCGCCGCCGCTATCTCAACGCCTCGGCCACGCTCGGGCGCTTGCTCTCGCTCGGCGTCGTGCCGGTCATCAACGAAAACGACAGCGTCGCCACCGCAGAAATCCGTTTCGGCGACAATGACCGGCTCGCCGCACGCGTGTCGCAGGCAGCGGGCGCACACGGCGTCATCCTGCTGTCCGATGTCGATGGCCTCTACAGCGCCAACCCGACCACCAACCCGAATGCGACGCTGATCGACCGCGTCGAGCGAATCGATGCCGCGATCGAGGCGATGGCCGATGGCGGATCGGGCTCGGGCATGGGATCGGGCGGGATGGTGTCGAAGATCGCCGCTGCACGGATCGCCACCGCTGCGGGCGTGAACCTCGCGATCGTCTCCGGACATGTCGAGCATCCGCTTGCCGCCTATGAATCGAGCGGGCGAGGCACCGTCTTCATCGCCGAGCGCGCCGCGCCTGCGCGGAAAGCGTGGCTGGCGGGCGGGCTGACCGCGAAGGGCGAGATCGGCATCGATGCGGGCGCGGCCAAAGCCCTGTCGAGCGGCAAGAGCTTGCTCGCGGCGGGCGCGACGCGCGTCACCGGCGGCTTCCTGCGCGGCGATCTTATCGCGATAATCGGCCCCGATGGCCGCACACTGGCGCGGGGCTTGAGCGAATATGACGCCGCCGAAGCCACCGCCTTGACCGGCAAGCGCAGCGACGAACAGGCCGAAATCCTCGGCTATGCGCCACGCGCCGCACTCGTTCACCGCAACCACATGGCGCTCGTGTGA
- a CDS encoding Uma2 family endonuclease yields MATQIVYPLLTAEEFLEIDFGDRKAELDNGVIRMMAGGTARHARVQVNILVALANRLRGSGCTPYNSDMAARTRDRSVRYPDVSVYCGRDEAKDDEKKAFDDPRAVFEVLSAGTARTDLREKLDEYKALSSVDTIVFVDIATERLRIVQRTGPNGWSDDTYDVETDVRLPTLNLVIPHAEIFARD; encoded by the coding sequence ATGGCGACCCAGATTGTCTACCCGCTGCTCACTGCCGAGGAATTCCTCGAAATCGATTTCGGCGACCGAAAGGCCGAACTCGACAACGGCGTGATTCGCATGATGGCGGGCGGCACGGCGCGTCATGCGCGGGTGCAGGTGAATATCCTGGTGGCGCTTGCAAACCGGCTGCGCGGAAGCGGATGCACACCGTATAATTCCGACATGGCAGCGAGAACCCGAGATCGCTCCGTCCGCTATCCCGACGTATCTGTCTATTGCGGGCGCGACGAAGCGAAGGATGACGAGAAAAAAGCGTTTGACGATCCACGGGCCGTGTTTGAGGTTCTGTCGGCAGGGACGGCACGGACCGATCTTCGTGAGAAACTCGACGAGTATAAAGCCCTTTCGAGCGTCGATACGATCGTCTTCGTGGATATCGCGACCGAGCGCCTGAGGATCGTACAGCGCACCGGCCCTAATGGGTGGAGCGACGATACCTATGACGTCGAGACCGATGTCAGGTTGCCCACGCTAAACCTCGTCATCCCCCACGCCGAGATTTTCGCGCGCGATTAA